A region of Photobacterium sanguinicancri DNA encodes the following proteins:
- a CDS encoding methyl-accepting chemotaxis protein → MTNTIKNIPLRILLSLSSAFAIICFIITILISQSLLSDVEENTNTVNNYISFNATLKEFQDLQDVSRMASIYGLGFYDRLDKMVATNNDNYAKVQQSYSDLIKADNIALTPDVKSELNKFIRNFNQYTINSQYVRQHRQNINAIYDATSWITNDINDADSAVASHRNSEDISLWTNKLSDISSIGGLMLFEIAEGVKGQNSDATSKALEQTRLLIKELKSFRQWPEAQTLINHADEWEKQVTQIIALDAQKAKAVTAMIDLGNVNTDIITSLTQDAIIHTEELSGRSHELLGSVASSQIIASTIAIILSMAMSLLLANAISNLMQNLYLAVKSLAEGKLTTRTDIAGKNELGMLGASLDDAISQLNQTIRALRGVGDEVATSSTELAAVMTQSEVNGREQQQQVEQITHAVTELSAAASQVDGYARTADDSAQQALEMGAEGTAIAQQSRELSQELTLQLNETSEQVLDLNEQSIKISEVITVIDSISEQTNLLALNAAIEAARAGESGRGFAVVADEVRVLAAKTQESTQQIQTIIEQLQSKSSTVVTAVNNSLTKVKENNEIAEQTSLQIESITQALRHISEVNGDVTASVDEQSRAISDITLNINNINDIISQNVAGISQTAEASGHLSQLAEDQRNRLSEFTVTNN, encoded by the coding sequence ATGACAAATACTATAAAAAACATTCCATTAAGAATATTACTATCCCTTTCTTCCGCCTTTGCAATTATCTGTTTTATTATTACCATATTAATAAGCCAAAGCTTACTGTCTGACGTAGAAGAAAATACAAACACGGTAAACAACTACATTTCTTTTAATGCAACACTGAAAGAATTTCAAGATTTACAAGATGTTAGCCGCATGGCATCTATATATGGTCTAGGTTTCTATGATCGCTTAGATAAAATGGTAGCTACGAACAATGACAATTACGCCAAAGTTCAGCAAAGTTATAGTGATTTAATAAAAGCAGATAATATTGCGCTAACACCTGACGTTAAATCTGAACTTAATAAATTTATTCGCAACTTTAATCAATATACGATTAATTCACAGTACGTCCGCCAACATCGTCAAAATATTAACGCAATATATGATGCAACAAGTTGGATCACAAACGATATTAATGATGCTGATAGTGCGGTTGCAAGTCACCGTAATAGCGAAGATATTTCCCTCTGGACCAATAAACTATCCGATATTTCAAGTATTGGTGGTTTAATGTTGTTTGAAATTGCAGAAGGTGTAAAAGGTCAAAATAGTGACGCGACAAGTAAAGCACTTGAACAAACGCGTTTGCTGATCAAAGAACTAAAATCTTTCCGTCAGTGGCCAGAAGCACAGACCCTGATCAACCACGCTGATGAGTGGGAAAAACAAGTTACTCAAATCATCGCGCTTGATGCACAAAAAGCAAAAGCCGTGACAGCTATGATTGACTTGGGTAACGTCAATACAGATATCATCACCAGCCTCACTCAAGATGCAATCATACACACAGAGGAACTATCTGGACGCTCACATGAGCTGCTCGGCTCTGTGGCTTCAAGTCAGATCATCGCCTCTACCATTGCTATCATTCTATCTATGGCAATGAGTTTGCTACTAGCCAATGCGATCAGTAACCTAATGCAAAACCTTTACTTAGCAGTAAAATCACTGGCAGAAGGCAAACTGACTACCCGTACTGACATCGCAGGTAAAAACGAGTTAGGTATGCTTGGTGCTAGCCTTGATGATGCTATTTCACAGCTTAATCAAACTATTCGTGCCCTTCGTGGTGTTGGTGATGAAGTCGCTACCTCTTCAACCGAGCTAGCAGCAGTAATGACGCAAAGTGAAGTCAACGGTCGTGAACAGCAGCAGCAAGTAGAACAAATTACCCATGCAGTAACAGAGCTTTCAGCCGCCGCTTCACAGGTCGATGGTTACGCCAGAACCGCTGATGATAGCGCCCAACAAGCATTGGAAATGGGTGCTGAAGGTACCGCGATTGCCCAGCAGTCACGTGAACTATCACAAGAATTAACCCTGCAATTGAACGAAACATCAGAGCAGGTGCTTGATCTTAATGAACAGAGCATCAAAATCAGTGAAGTTATTACTGTCATCGACAGCATTTCTGAACAAACGAACCTGCTAGCACTAAATGCAGCAATTGAAGCCGCTCGTGCGGGGGAAAGTGGTCGTGGTTTCGCGGTTGTTGCCGATGAAGTACGTGTATTGGCAGCCAAAACACAAGAATCGACTCAGCAAATCCAAACTATTATCGAACAACTGCAAAGCAAATCTTCAACGGTTGTTACAGCGGTTAATAACAGCCTAACTAAGGTAAAAGAGAATAACGAGATCGCTGAGCAAACGAGCCTACAAATTGAATCCATTACCCAAGCACTGCGCCATATTAGTGAAGTGAATGGTGATGTGACGGCATCGGTTGATGAACAGAGCCGTGCAATCTCGGACATCACTCTGAATATCAATAACATCAACGATATCATCAGCCAAAATGTGGCAGGTATTAGCCAAACAGCTGAAGCAAGTGGTCACTTATCGCAATTAGCGGAAGATCAGAGAAACCGCTTAAGTGAGTTTACCGTAACGAATAACTAA
- a CDS encoding permease, whose product MAKDTLDMFVFLAAELTVLFLLISYAVGILQEYISPAKIQQILSAKRGKGYIIAAFLGAITPFCSCSTIPFLKGLLRAKAGFGTMMVFLFASPLLNPIIIGLFAVTFGLQVTVFYFMVAMGVSVIAGYTLEKLGFERYIKPEAYEAPASKGCGSSCGSKAKPVSKWVRVWRSTWVDFKKVLPYLIGGIAVGSMIYGFMPTEWVASVANDDNIFAIPVAAVIGIPLYIRAEAVIPLSAALAAKGMGLGAVMALIIGSAGASLTEVILLKSIFKNKMIIAFLVVILGMAISAGYLYQILFPAM is encoded by the coding sequence ATGGCAAAAGACACCTTAGATATGTTTGTTTTTCTTGCTGCTGAGCTAACCGTCCTATTTTTACTTATCAGCTACGCTGTTGGGATCTTGCAAGAGTATATTTCCCCAGCAAAGATCCAGCAGATCTTAAGTGCAAAGAGAGGAAAAGGGTATATCATCGCAGCGTTCCTTGGCGCAATTACCCCCTTCTGCTCATGCTCAACGATTCCGTTTCTAAAAGGATTACTTCGCGCTAAAGCAGGGTTTGGCACCATGATGGTATTTTTGTTTGCTAGCCCACTGCTAAATCCAATTATTATTGGCTTGTTTGCGGTTACCTTTGGCCTACAAGTGACAGTGTTCTACTTTATGGTTGCGATGGGTGTTTCCGTTATTGCCGGTTACACACTCGAAAAGCTAGGCTTTGAGCGTTATATCAAACCAGAAGCTTATGAAGCACCAGCATCTAAAGGCTGTGGCTCAAGTTGTGGCAGCAAGGCTAAGCCTGTTAGTAAATGGGTTAGAGTATGGCGATCTACATGGGTAGACTTCAAAAAGGTACTTCCTTACCTGATTGGTGGTATTGCAGTTGGCTCGATGATTTATGGCTTTATGCCAACAGAATGGGTTGCAAGTGTAGCGAACGACGATAATATCTTTGCCATTCCTGTCGCAGCCGTGATTGGTATTCCACTCTATATTCGTGCAGAAGCAGTTATCCCGCTTAGTGCAGCATTAGCCGCAAAAGGCATGGGATTAGGTGCAGTAATGGCATTAATTATCGGTAGTGCGGGTGCAAGTCTAACGGAAGTTATTCTATTAAAATCGATCTTCAAAAATAAAATGATTATCGCGTTCCTTGTTGTCATTCTTGGAATGGCAATCAGCGCAGGTTACCTTTACCAAATATTGTTTCCTGCAATGTGA